The sequence CGGACATCCCCGCGCTGCGCCGCGAGCTCAACGCCGGCACGCGCCTGGCCGGGGCCTCCCGGCGGATCGACATCGACGCGGACCTCGCCTTCGCCGACCTGCGCCCCTCCCTCGTGGAGGAACTGCGGCGCCTGGCGCCCTTCGGCCACGGCAACCCCGAACCGGCCTTCGCCACGCGCGCGGTGCGCCTGGCGCAGCCGCCGCGCACCGTCGGCAGCAACCACCTGCGCCTGACCCTCGTCCAGAGGCCGCACGCGCGCTCCTTCATCGGTTTCAATTTCGCCGGCTTCGCGGCGGACCTCGCCACGGGCATCGGCGTGGACGTCGCGTACGACCTCGACCTCGAGGGCGCGCCCCGCGGCGGCTGGGAGCGCTACCGCCTGCGCGACATCCGCATTCCGGACCGGACGGCACCGCCTCCCGCCGCACCGTGACGCAGCGCATCCGCATCCTCCCCGAGGAGACGATCAACCGCGTCGCGGCCGGCGAGGTGGTCGAGCGCCCGGCCGCTGCCCTCAAGGAGCTGCTCGAGAACGGCATCGACGCGGGCGCGGCGAGCGTCGCCGTCGAGCTCGAGCGCGCCGGCAAGGGGCTGATCAGCGTCACCGACGACGGCGCCGGCATGGGGCACGACGAGCTGCTCCTCGCGCTCGAGCGCCACGCCACGAGCAAGATCGCCTCGGTCGAGGACCTCGGGCGCGTCGCGACGTTCGGCTTCCGGGGCGAGGCGCTGCCGAGCATCGCCGCGGTCTCGCGCCTGCTGATCGAGACGCGCGAGCGCGGCGCGCACGCCGGCACCCGGCTCGAGGCCGACGGCGGGCGCATCCTGCGCGTGGCGCCGTGCGGCTGCCCCGAGGGGACGCGCGTCGAGGTGCGCGGGCTCTTCCACACCGTCCCGGCGCGGCTCAAGTTCCTGCGCACCGACGCCACGGAGCTGGGACGCTGCCTCGAGGTGGCCTCCCGCCTCGCCCTCGCCTGCCACCGCGTCGCCTTCAGCGTCCGCCACGGCGGCCGCGACCTGCTGCGGCTGGCCCCCGCGCCCGACCCCGGGACGCGGCTGCGCGGGCACCTCGGCGTCGAGTTCTTCGCGGGGCTCCTGCCGGTGCGTGCCGCGCG is a genomic window of bacterium containing:
- the mutL gene encoding DNA mismatch repair endonuclease MutL; the protein is MTQRIRILPEETINRVAAGEVVERPAAALKELLENGIDAGAASVAVELERAGKGLISVTDDGAGMGHDELLLALERHATSKIASVEDLGRVATFGFRGEALPSIAAVSRLLIETRERGAHAGTRLEADGGRILRVAPCGCPEGTRVEVRGLFHTVPARLKFLRTDATELGRCLEVASRLALACHRVAFSVRHGGRDLLRLAPAPDPGTRLRGHLGVEFFAGLLPVRAARDLAAVSGYFSRPGAGRPGAEHQQLFVNGRPVRDQLLAQGIREACRDHFLQEPAGASWYLWIELPPEEVDVNVHPTKREVRFRDLPAVRGLVTEAVREALRRDRAA